CTAAGACGTGGTTACTATCTCTTCCTTCAAGTATTTGAACATAAAAAGGCGTATATTGATCGCTAACGTGTCTATAAATTCCACCGCCTTTATTCCCATAATGAGCATTATAGTCAGCATAAATAGTCTTTGAATTTATAGGAACTCTCATTCCATCTGAAGAAGATTTATCACCATTCCCCCAATTTTTAACTATTTCAAGTGAATGATGATAATTTACCAATCGTTTCTGGGCCTTAGATAAAGCATCACTATTGAAATAAAATTCATTGGTTCTTCTGAGTACAGATTCCTCTATAGAACTAGAGATAGCCATCTTTGAAAAGCCTATATTATGCCCGTTTGCCATTAAAGTAGCAATCAAAGGTTTTTGCTTTTGAGAAAAGCTATTATCTTTTCCTCACTTAAACTGCTCCTGTTAGAAAAAGCAGCTTTATAAAAAATCTTTTCTGTTTCTTCCCAATCTATCAATCTCTTTAACAACTAAAGTATCTCCAGATTTTAATATAATTAAGAGTTCATTTAGTCCTTCTCTATCTAAAGTTTTTCCAGTATATTTATCTGTAAATATGAAACGCTGATTAATACCGTATTTAACAAGTGCATCTATTTGCCTTTGTAAATTTTGATGTTTTGTACTTACTCTGCAGAAACCGTATATCATT
The sequence above is drawn from the Cetobacterium sp. ZOR0034 genome and encodes:
- a CDS encoding recombinase family protein — its product is MIYGFCRVSTKHQNLQRQIDALVKYGINQRFIFTDKYTGKTLDREGLNELLIILKSGDTLVVKEIDRLGRNRKDFL